In the Candidatus Cloacimonadota bacterium genome, AAAACCCTGGGCGAACTGCCGCCCGCAGTGATGACCGAGCTGGGGCGACTGCTCCAGAGCAGCGAACAGGCTCTTACCCAAGCCTACAACTGTGACGGCATCAACATCGGCATAAATCTGGGCCGCGCGGCAGGCGCCGGGATCGATGAACACCTGCACATCCATCTGGTGCCGCGCTGGAACGGGGATTGCAACTTCATGAGCGTTGTGGGCGGAAAACGCGTGATCCCGGAAGCCTTCGAGATCACTTGCGAGCGCCTGCGCCAAGCCTTCGCGAATCTGCCGGGACAGGAATAAATTGGCCGGTTCACGCAAGCGCTTGCGAACCCATTCCCTGAAAATGCCCCTGCTGTGGCTGGCGGTGGTTTTGCTCAGCCTGGTGCTGGCTTATCTGATCTATGTCCAGATCATAGTTCCGGGCAGAAATTCAGCCAGCCTTCAGGAAGAAAACCTGCCCGCCCTCAAAGTGGTGGTGAAAAACGGCTGCGGAGTGGAAAACCTGGCCACCGACTATTCTGACTACGTCAAAGACAAAAACATGGATGTGGTAAGCATGGGCGACACGCCTCAACCCATCTGGAACAAAAGCGTGATCGAGGTGAAAACGGACGATAAACAGGACCTCGCCCGCCTGCAGAAAATGACCGGCATCAAGCGCTACACGCTGGCTGTGGATCCTGATGCCCCCGCCCCCTTCGTGATCATTTTGGGGGACGATTTTGAAGAGTACATGAAACCATGAACAAGGAGACAAATTTGGCGGAAAACGCTAAACTCGAAGCCGTGCTCACCTGGCTCGCGGAAAAACAAGCGGAGAACATCCGGGTCTATGATGTAGCCAAAAACAGCGCTTACACCGATTTCATCGTTGTCTGTGAAGGCTCCGCGGACCTGCACAACAGGGCCATTGCCAACCACGTTTTGGACATGGCCAAAGAAAACAAGCTCCAGGTGCTGGGCAAGGCCGGCCTGGATTTCGGCGTTTGGGTGCTGTTGGACCTCGGTGACGTGGTGATCCACATTTTCCTGCCCCAGAAAAGAGAATACTACAAGATCGACGAGTTCTTCACCGAGCTGGCCGGTCTCAGCGATAAAGAGAAGCCACATGATCAAGCACCTACTGCATGACAACATCCGGGAAATCCTGACAGCTCTGGAACTTATCTGCAGCCGCGATTTCACGGTGGAAGTGCCCAACAATCCAGAGAACGGAGATTATTCCACCAACGCCGCCATGGTTTTGGCCAAGGAAAACAAAACTGCGCCAAAAAAGCTGGCGGAAAAGCTGGTGAAAGAACTGCGCAAGAATAAGTTTTACAAATCGGTCGAGATCGCCGGACCCGGTTTCATCAATTTCCGGCTCTCCACTTCCCTGTTCCAGAAGATGCTGTGGGACGTTCACGAGTCCGGCGCGGAGTTTGGCGGCTCGGAATATGGCCAGGGCGCCAAGGTGCTGCTGGAATTCGTGAGCGCCAATCCCACCGGTCCGCTCAATATCGTCAGTGCCAGGGCCGCTGCTTACGGCGACACCCTCTACCGGGTGATGAAAAAGGTGGGGTACCAGCCCGCGCGGGAGTTTTACATCAACGACGCCGGCAATCAGGTGGACATCCTGGCGGAAAGCCTGGAGCTCCGTCTGCGCGAGATCCACGGCGAGAACATCGGCGAATTCCCTTATGAAGCCTATCACGGCGAATACGTGAAGCACCTGGCCCACAAGCTGAACGCGGCCGAAGGCGTGCGCATCTTCATGCTGCCGGAAAAAGAACGCACGGAACGCCTGAAGGAATTCGCGCTCAACGAACTGCTGGAAATGCAGCGTCTCAGCCTGGAAAAATTCGACGTCTTCTTCGAAAGTTGGGTCTCGGAAAAGACCCTGCGCGCGGAAGGCGTGGTGGAAGAGGTGCTCAGCTACCTCACGGAGGCTGATTGCACCTATGAAAAGGAAGACGCCATCTGGTTTTCCTCCACCAAATTCGGCGATGACAAGGACCGCGTGCTGATGAAAAGCGACGGCTCCATCACCTATTTCGTGCCGGACCTGGCCTACCACCTCACCAAGATCCAGCGCGGCTACACCCAGTTGATCGACGTTTTCGGCCCCGACCACCACGGCTATGTGCCCCGGCTCAAAGCCGCCTTCCGGGCCCTCAAATACGACGAGGACATGCTGGAGATCATCTTCCTGCAGCAGGTGAATCTCTTCGAGAGTGGCGAGCGCGTGAAAATGAGCAAGCGCGCCGGCAAGATCGTAACCATGGACGACCTGCTGAACGTGGTGGGCAAAGACGCCGCCCGCTATTTCTTCATCGCCCGCAAAGCCAACGCCCATCTGAATTTCGACCTCGAGCTGGCCTTGCAGCAGAACAATGAAAACCCGGTTTACTACTGCCAGTATGCCCACGCCCGCATCTGCTCCATCCTCAAAAAAGCGCGCAAGGATAAAGTCTATCCCCGCTCTTACAAACCGGAGCTCACCCACAAGCTGAACAAACCGGACGAACTGGCCCTGATCCAGAAACTCACCGATCTGCCCGAACTGCTGCAGCTGATCGCCCAGCATCGCGAACCCCACCGCCTGGCAACCTACACTGAGGAACTCTGCGGCCTCTTCCACCGTTTCTACAACAAATACCAGGTGGTGAGCGCCAAGAATAAGGAACTCTCACAGGCCCGCCTGCTGCTCATCGAAACAGTTAAAGACGTTCTGGCCCTTTGCCTCGACCTGATGGGCATCAGCGCACCGGAAAAAATGTAATGCCCGAACCGCCCATCATCCGGCCCCTGCGGGAATCCGACCTTCCCGCCATCCTGCGGATCGAAAACCTGGTGTTTCGCCCGCCCTGGCCGGAAGAGGCTTTTCAGGCCTCCGAATGCACTCAAAGCTGGGTGATAAGCGCCGGGGATGACTTGCGCGGCTACATCATTTACCACGTGGTGCCGGATGAGGCCGTGATCGTCAATTTCGCCATCGCCCCGGAGTTCTGGCAGCAGGGGCTGGGCGCGCAATTGCTGGAACACACGCTGAACATAATGCAGGAAAGCGGCATCAGCGCGGTATATTTGGATGTGCGCCGTTCCAATCTCGCCGCCTTGGTGCTTTACGCCAAGTACGGCTTCAGAACCCTGGGCGTGAGGAAAAACTATTATTCCGAGCCAGTGGAAGACGCTCTGGTGATGGTGCGGCACACCCATGGATGAAAGAATGAGAGATTACGATTTTCTGGTGTTGGGCAGCGGGATCGCCGGTCTGGTTTACGCCCTGCAGGTCTCCCGGCTGGGCCGGGTGGCTGTGGTCACCAAACGCGGGTTGTTCGATTGCAACACCGACTACGCCCAAGGCGGCATCGCGGCTGTTCTGGATGCCCAGGATTCTTTTGTGAAGCACTGCGAGGACACTTTCGCCGCAGGCGCCGAACTGGGCAAAAAACAGGTGATCCGCCAGATCATCACAGAAGGCCCCAAACTGATCCAGTACCTCATCGACCTGGGCACCGATTTCACCCTGCGCGACGAAAGTTACGACAACCGCCTGGAAAACCTCTCCCTCACCCTCGAAGGCGGCCACACCCACCGCCGGGTGGCCTACGCGGCCGATTCCACGGGTCATCAGATCATGGAAGCCCTGATCGAGCGTTGCCGCGAAAATTCAAATATTGACATCTTTGAGAACAGCATCGCCATCGACCTCATCACTCAGCACCATGTGGTGCAAACCCACGGCTTCGTGCCCGGCATTTCCTGCTGGGGTGCCTACGTGCTGGACGAAACAACCAACGCTGTGCACATCTTCCGCGCCCGCAAGACCATGCTGGCCACCGGCGGCGCTTCCCAGATCTATGCCCACAACACCAATCCGGCGGTCTCCACCGGCGACGGCATGGCCATGGCCCGCCTGGCCGGGGCACGGCTGGCAAACATGGAATTCGTGCAGTTTCACCCCACCGCCTTTTGGAGTCCTGGCGGCGAAACCTTCCTCATCAGCGAAGCCGTGCGCGGAGAAGGGGCCATCCTGCGCCTTCAGGACGGTACCGCCTTCATGGAAAACTACCATCCCAAGGGCAATCTGGCCCCCAGGGACATCGTTTCCCGGGCGATCGACGCCGAGCTCAAAAAGCGCGGCGAGAAATTCTGCTGGCTGGACGCCACCGGCATCCCGGCCGAAAAACTCCACACCCATTTTCCCTACATCGAAAAACGCCTCCAGGATAATGGGATCGATTTCACCCGTGACCCCATCCCCGTGGCCCCGGCCGCCCACTATTTCTGCGGCGGAGTGCTTTCCACCATCGACGGCATCACCGACATCCACAACCTCTTTGCCGCCGGTGAAGTGGCCTGCACCG is a window encoding:
- the argS gene encoding arginine--tRNA ligase — encoded protein: MIKHLLHDNIREILTALELICSRDFTVEVPNNPENGDYSTNAAMVLAKENKTAPKKLAEKLVKELRKNKFYKSVEIAGPGFINFRLSTSLFQKMLWDVHESGAEFGGSEYGQGAKVLLEFVSANPTGPLNIVSARAAAYGDTLYRVMKKVGYQPAREFYINDAGNQVDILAESLELRLREIHGENIGEFPYEAYHGEYVKHLAHKLNAAEGVRIFMLPEKERTERLKEFALNELLEMQRLSLEKFDVFFESWVSEKTLRAEGVVEEVLSYLTEADCTYEKEDAIWFSSTKFGDDKDRVLMKSDGSITYFVPDLAYHLTKIQRGYTQLIDVFGPDHHGYVPRLKAAFRALKYDEDMLEIIFLQQVNLFESGERVKMSKRAGKIVTMDDLLNVVGKDAARYFFIARKANAHLNFDLELALQQNNENPVYYCQYAHARICSILKKARKDKVYPRSYKPELTHKLNKPDELALIQKLTDLPELLQLIAQHREPHRLATYTEELCGLFHRFYNKYQVVSAKNKELSQARLLLIETVKDVLALCLDLMGISAPEKM
- the rimI gene encoding ribosomal protein S18-alanine N-acetyltransferase; the protein is MPEPPIIRPLRESDLPAILRIENLVFRPPWPEEAFQASECTQSWVISAGDDLRGYIIYHVVPDEAVIVNFAIAPEFWQQGLGAQLLEHTLNIMQESGISAVYLDVRRSNLAALVLYAKYGFRTLGVRKNYYSEPVEDALVMVRHTHG
- a CDS encoding HIT domain-containing protein; this translates as MTDGYLYSPWRLDYIQGEKPEDCVLCRFRETGRDTENLIVFRGEHCYVMLNRYPYNNGHIMLVPYLHAKTLGELPPAVMTELGRLLQSSEQALTQAYNCDGINIGINLGRAAGAGIDEHLHIHLVPRWNGDCNFMSVVGGKRVIPEAFEITCERLRQAFANLPGQE
- a CDS encoding LytR C-terminal domain-containing protein; the protein is MRTHSLKMPLLWLAVVLLSLVLAYLIYVQIIVPGRNSASLQEENLPALKVVVKNGCGVENLATDYSDYVKDKNMDVVSMGDTPQPIWNKSVIEVKTDDKQDLARLQKMTGIKRYTLAVDPDAPAPFVIILGDDFEEYMKP
- the rsfS gene encoding ribosome silencing factor; translated protein: MAENAKLEAVLTWLAEKQAENIRVYDVAKNSAYTDFIVVCEGSADLHNRAIANHVLDMAKENKLQVLGKAGLDFGVWVLLDLGDVVIHIFLPQKREYYKIDEFFTELAGLSDKEKPHDQAPTA
- the nadB gene encoding L-aspartate oxidase → MRDYDFLVLGSGIAGLVYALQVSRLGRVAVVTKRGLFDCNTDYAQGGIAAVLDAQDSFVKHCEDTFAAGAELGKKQVIRQIITEGPKLIQYLIDLGTDFTLRDESYDNRLENLSLTLEGGHTHRRVAYAADSTGHQIMEALIERCRENSNIDIFENSIAIDLITQHHVVQTHGFVPGISCWGAYVLDETTNAVHIFRARKTMLATGGASQIYAHNTNPAVSTGDGMAMARLAGARLANMEFVQFHPTAFWSPGGETFLISEAVRGEGAILRLQDGTAFMENYHPKGNLAPRDIVSRAIDAELKKRGEKFCWLDATGIPAEKLHTHFPYIEKRLQDNGIDFTRDPIPVAPAAHYFCGGVLSTIDGITDIHNLFAAGEVACTGLHGANRLASNSLLEALVIGWRAGNHPSNLDTVVFPELPPWKLMDVFNENEWVVISHNREIIGTIMDGYVGIRRSRRLLKYALSRIENIYNEVNNFYQHNAVRREVVETRNLAIIAIAVIRSALSRRESRGAHFLIDNPGRDDALYKIDTII